AGATACGCAacatcaaatcaaaacaaagatttGTTGGCAAACAAGCGAAGCGATAGCGCGCGAAACAAAGCACTGGGAATCCGCCTCCACTCCGCGCGACTGATGCCCCTCTGACGACTCAGTGCCTAGCAAAACATTACCTTATTAATGAAAACCGGTTGACTGAAAACAGTGACGGTTCTGTACTAGGATACAATAGGACCAATCTGCAAAAATCGTTCACGAATCTTTATGACTGTATGATGTCGCGTTCTTAACCATAGTTTATATTGGTTGTTACAGTTGCAGTCAATGATGTTATAGTATACTATAACACTTACTTTAGCATTGGTTGCAGTCTGTTGCTGTGTTATTATCTTTCATTACGAATTATGagaatttttttgttgtttttaggtTTGCATAGATTTCGGCTGATGCTGCGTAGCTAGTTAAGTCAATAATACTAAGGTTTAGAAAGTGCCTGAAACCggtctacttgaaataaaaatcttttgattttgtatCTTTATGATCGACCACTTTCGTACCCGACTATGTATACCCGTGAAGGTAGGCTAAGCATGACAGCCTCAATGATTACCAACAATAAAACCAAACACGCAAAGATAAGGAATATATTTTACTCTAATATTTACAACTCTATACACTTATCTATATTTCGATCTTAACAAGAAGATATTCAAAAACACGACAGAATGATTTCATTTGAAGACTTATATCAtaacatttatacataaatgCATTTTCTTGTGCtagacataaatatttatttcaaaaatagctttaattttgGACATAGATAAGACAGCACATGGAgtggtatataattatatacctaaTAGGTATTTCGTAAGATTCAATCTTTTCGTACACTTCTGCCTACATTATACACATAGAAAATTTGACACATAAATACGAAGACAACATTATACGATTATGGGAATTCAGAGCGGGGTTATAAACACACAGGTTGACGGTAAACATACCAAGCAGGTAAAGCCACTGACAAAGTGGTCATTATTATTCGAACTTGTCTAGAACAATTATTTATCCGAGTtcaaatcattaaatattattctccGTCATCtctgtaatattatttgtttcattaaacgATGACGATAGACTGCTACCAATGTTTAACGATTATAAACCACGTACTTTCTTCAAATCGACTTTACATATAGGAAAAGAAGACATCAAGaagaaattagaaataaataattaggtgtCATAAATCTTTAACCAACTGACCACGGATGCAGAAAATTTGGTCACAGCTCGTTATATATCTGTAGGAGAAATCCTTCGCGCTGCAGTCCGCGATGGTATGAAAATGTAGGTCAAATCCCGTATGATACATTAACTAATTAGCGCTAGGACAGCTCTCTCACTAATGAGTACACTTCGCAATTCATTACGCGTGCGTTTAGCTACAAACCACGCGCACTGAGCATTACCGTATAAACATTTTCGTTGCCGACTGTATTACTGgctctcaaaaatattttggataCCCTGGCTACCTCATAGCACCAAGCTTTACTGTCCGTGACCCCAAGGAAACCGTGTATCGTGGGCCAAACAAAAAGTGCCATTGCACAAGATGTTATTTctcaaataattgttttcaaatcCCTGATTTAATCCATAATATTCATATTGAGCATTCCATGACCTTCAAGATATGTAGAGTATGGGCCACAGGGTCCAAAATACACTCACTACATAGTCAATACATCACAGTCTTCCCTGATGAGATACAGAGGTAAATTGTCACACCTTACAATGATAGAGCCACAGAAAAGGGAACTAACATTCAGATAATCAAAAGTGATTAGTCATATTGGGATAAAACTATCTTTAattcattcttttgtttcaaatcTTTCTGTCTAGACCCGATTTATGTTGAGGCTGGCTGCCAAACTCTCCCACAACCTACTTCACTTGCAATATACTTGCTATTCATATTACCAACATTATGATTTTTCGAGAAAGATCAAGATAGAATCAGTTCCAATAGTTTTATTCCAATGTATCATTAGCATAAACTCCAGAGATCAGTGATTTACTTAACTAAACATTTTCTTGATGACGCTGGTGTAATCTTTGTTGATCTTTTCAATTCTTGGTTTGAGTGAGCTTGCCTTTCGTTGTGATGCTTTGTCTGTTGGGTCTAAACGTAGAGCATTCTGGATGTCAGTCCAAGCTTCTTCATACATCTTCAAACCGGAGTGTGCGGCTGACCTCCTGTAGAGTGCCTTAGCATTCTCGGGGTCAAACTTGAGGGCTTTGTTGCACAGCTTCAAGGTAGCATCATACTCATTGAACTGTAGCTGGCAGTGTGCTAAGTTGTTGTACAATTTGACCTACAACcagagatattttttaatattagtatggcATATCCTAAGaattcttttattcaaatagttaaataaagttttaataatccTTGGAATCGTAATTTTGAATTCTGTTTAAAACAGgcataaaaacttatatttaaactagctgtATCATAACATCAACTAGGCTTCTAATAGGAAGTCAGACTATACCTCACCTTCAGATTGACCATATCTTTGACCACTTCCTCGCTAACCACTGCTGGGTCTAGTGGCTCAGTGGCAATCAGCATCTTCAGGGCCTTGTTAAACCTGCGGAATGCATCCACAGCCCTCCCTTGCTTGAACAGCTCCACACCACGCTCCTAATTCAAAGagaatttaaaatacctaataatactCTTTTTAGAATCACAACTGGTCACtcacatttttaatcataagttttggcattaaaatgaatgtcaaaacttatgattaaaaagtattttgacatataaaagtattaaaacaatgacAGACACTAcgtaaagtattattttatattgttttcaatatgTAATTTGGAGAGCCAAGTGGCGTGTCAAAatccaagaaaaataatatttatcttgaaATTACATCATATGTAGCATGCAGGTTGGTATCAGTAATGAAACTTGGTGTAGTCACTTTAAGTGATCTTAGAGCATCATgataggaaaaatgattttaaatacagTGATGATGTGTAAGAATATAGCTTTcttttgtgtgtcactgtcacactaATTATGTTTTCAACAATAAAGTATAACTGTCAATCCCATGCTCGCTAAGCGCAGCGCACACAGATAACTTGAACTATCTGTAGTATGGtgaatgaaaaagttttttttttatataacatcATGTTCAAGGGACTAAGAATGTTCATGAAGTACCTTGTGGTGTACAGCCGCCTCATACAGCCGCTCCCAACTCCAATCACTGATCAGCTGCTCCTCAGTCACCTCCCGCAGCTCCACCTTACACGATATCTCCTTCATGAGCGTGCCATCCTCATCTTTATACACCATCGTGGCTTCGCAAACCTCACCACAACACATTTGCTGCAGAATCAATTCAAAGTCTCTGTCTATAAAAGTATCGCAGTCCCCAATGAGGAAACGACGCCCCGCAGGCCTTCAACGTGGACAGCGACGAGGAGGCGGTGCTGCTGCCGGACTGGCTGCGGCTGCACATGGTGCGCTCGGCCAGGCCCGCGCTGCTGGAGGCCGGCATGAGGGCGCTGCCCGCCGCCAAGCTCGCGCTCTTCATACAGACCTTCGGGATGCCCGTGGCCTCCATGAGGTAACCTCAgcctactttttattttccggAGTGAAACGCTAATGATTTCAACCAATGTCGAGGGCATGCCGTGAGGATATGTCGCACCTCCACCGACTAAAATCACCCCgagccccttctactgctttagccagagtcacgggatcgctctgGCTCTGGCTGAACCTCAGCGTACTGGCTGCCCAATTATTCGGTCTCActatatgatattattattaactggGCTCTACGGTAGTTAGACCGTATTCTATTATGTCCACACCTACATCCCGCTTCCAAAGCTCGTGTGATCAAAACTAGTAAGGAAGTCACAAAAAAGATTTTGCAATAGACTGGTAAATATCACTAAGTCGGTTTGGTCTAGTGATATTCAATATTTGGCGCAGAGCAGTCAAAACTATTATTCTatataaaatactgaataataATACGTGTTCCAACTTGTCCCAGCGCGCTGCTGAACGCGCTGGACGCGTGCTCGGCGGGCGCGTGGTCCGCCTGGGCGTGGAGCGGAACTACATGGCGCAGCTGCTGCTCGTGCAGCGCGCGCGCGGGGCCACCGGCGGGCACGCCTTCGCGTCCACGCTGCGCCTGCAGCCGCCCACCTACATGCCTGGTAATACTATGGGAACCTTGTAATAAAGATCACATTTCAATGTGTGTAAACATCCTTCCACTCCTGGGTGAGGAGATAGgctgtcgctccttgtaaaacactgctacTAGCTTAATCCCGGtcaaactggaagccgaccccaacatagttgggaaacggCTAGGATCATGATGATGATCTCATGTGTAAAGTATTTCAACCAATTTTAAGACTCTGTgtctttgtgaaaaaataaatttgcttactattattttttcacatgagttaaaatatttgtacatatcTAAAAAGCcgcttaaatatttatatttaaatgggCTACCGTAAGTGCTCTTCGCAACACAAAGAGAAAAACTTTTCAGGCATTGCTATTTCATAGCAAATCTGAATACTAGATAAAATTGCTCTTGTAGCATCAGTCAAGGGAGTAGTTGAAGAGTCAGTATTTGTTGTCCAGATGACACGTTATTCGCGGAGAAGGAGCTCCCGATGGAGGCGGAGGACGACTGGGGCAGTTCCGCGGTGATGGCGCCACTGCAGCTGGAGCTGGTGAGCCCGCTGCTGTCATCCATCTTCACCGCCGCCAACAGCTTCCACGGAGACCTGGATACAGCCTTTCACTCAGCTTATATCTGTAAGTTCATATTGATGTTCCTTTACCAAGAGAGACTCCTTATATACCTAAAATAAGTGGCGGTAATGAAGAATAATTTctgtaaaacattaatatttttatcatgaagttgagttttattgttaattagacattttaaacagtttttatcgAAAGCCTTATGTAAATATGTCGTATGTATGTGAAATATGTCGTGAGTAGGCATACTACTTATTCACAGTACATTTCATTACATTACAAACTAGATACTGCTCCCAAATTGCAAATAGATGTTGTACGGTAAAAGACCTCGTGGCCCCGGTACTCTATTAGCCACAGATAGGGCTATAAATggatgaatatattttttttcgtttccaCTGCAGTGTGTACATAATAGTAGGTAATGTTTCATGTTTCGTGTGTATGGTCCAGTTGATATCGGCGGAGGTGAGTGCGggtcgcggcggcggcggcgcgggcccgTACGTGGCGGGCTGCGCGGCGTGGCTGCGCGAGCTGGCGggcagcgcgggcggcgcggcggggctGGCGCGCCGGcccgcgcacgccgcgccgctgctgcgcgcgctgctgccgctgccCGACACGAGGCTCATGCAGGTACGTTCCATCAAATACCCTCCACTAGATAGTATCAGGCAGTCTCATTGAACGCCGTTAGGTCATGAGGCAGGATCTGACATATCACGGATGATCATGGATGAGCTTGCaccatcaattttttttttactatttactcTTTATAGTGattcaaaatgtgtttttttgccCAATTcttgaaaatactatttttttatgggatACGATCCTGGCTTTTGAGCAAGAACCACTTATCGTGAAAAAGACTTgacaatttcataaatattatcatcCACCGCCTTTGTCCTCTCACTACTCGGCATAGGCCTACTCTTTCTCATGCCAAATACTACGGCACTGTGCCAGCTTTATCCAGACTTCTGAACGACATACAATGCTACAAAACAAGTCCtaaaacaattaagttataTATCTCTAATATGTCTGTAGATCGCGGACACGCTCCTGATGCAGTGCAAGCTGCTGACGGGCCCGGTGGTGGACGTGCTGCGCGCGATGTCGCAGAACTGCAGCAGCACCCTCAAGCAGGAGCTGGGCGCGCACGTGCCGCCGCACGCCACCAAGCAGCAGCTCATCGCGCGTCAGTATACATACGACTACTGGGGAGAGTCACTCAAATAGACAATATCAGTTTCAGAACTTTTTAATCACAATTGTTAGAAAGATAACCTCTTTATTGTGAACTACATAGGAAAGCGTTTATCATAATTCATATTGTCATCTGCCAGTTCTAAAActtccaattaaaattaacaagttGGATCTTATCTGACAAATAGCATTATCTAAAGCtagctgcaaaaaaaaataagttaatcttTAATCTACTTAATCTCATCTCCCTAATAGTATTAAAGCAGAGGCACCTAGTTTACTGGTTTCTAAGACTGAAGCTCTCATCTTCACTGTTTATCTTCTATTTTACTAAGAAAAGTCTTTAGTTAACTTCCAACCTTATAACCATCAGTGTTGGAGTCAGCATCGCCCAGCACGCTGGAGGCGCTCGGCAACCGCATCATCAGCAGCCAGGACACGCGGCTCATCGTGGACGTCATCACACACATCCTGGAGAAGAACCAGGAGGGGCACTACGAGTCTAATGTGAGTGATACTGCTATACAAAATGCGACTCTACACTGCCTACAGTAAGATCTACATTCACATGCAGGTAAAGAAAAACGTGCGCGTCTCGTATCGCTGGATGTAAGTGGTACATTGAAATATCCTCAAGACTATTACTTTCTCTCCAGTCTGTACTCTTAGTACAGTCCTCGTATACCGCTATCAGTTGCGCCGGTGCCGTAACACGTCGCGTCACGTAGCGGTTTAGCCACTCGTAAGGATCTCCTTTCTTAATGGCGTCGATTCATcattaaaattgcaatttttatttaaaaatcttgagGTCTCAATTGTCCCTCTCAATTGTCGGCAAGTTAAAATCTTCCTCTTATAGTTGTACATGTTCATAGTCAGCTAAGAATGTTAACGCATGATCTGTATCTC
The Trichoplusia ni isolate ovarian cell line Hi5 chromosome 23, tn1, whole genome shotgun sequence DNA segment above includes these coding regions:
- the LOC113505004 gene encoding 70 kDa peptidyl-prolyl isomerase-like — encoded protein: MVYKDEDGTLMKEISCKVELREVTEEQLISDWSWERLYEAAVHHKERGVELFKQGRAVDAFRRFNKALKMLIATEPLDPAVVSEEVVKDMVNLKVKLYNNLAHCQLQFNEYDATLKLCNKALKFDPENAKALYRRSAAHSGLKMYEEAWTDIQNALRLDPTDKASQRKASSLKPRIEKINKDYTSVIKKMFS